The following proteins are co-located in the Clavibacter capsici genome:
- the nirD gene encoding nitrite reductase small subunit NirD: protein MTMTEVAASEAGTTSTGPWLAVCRLDQLEPLWGEAALVGGEQVALLRLPDGSVRAVDHADPATGAFVMARGIVGSRGGRTTIASPLHKDVFDLDSGECLTTPALRLPVWRSRVRDGVVEVARSAALVAASHGTSDPAGRRAVTALVQAVREARPDLRVVDAHVDVQQPDVPAAMDALDDPSRAVVVVPLLLSAGYHVHVDLAEAAADAAPREVRVTGALGPDPRLATVLARRLREAGLRDGDRVVLAAAGSSDAGAVADCHAVGGMLAAELGREVVTSFISAARPRVPAAVRAEREAHPGSRVVVATYLLAPGYFATLAERAGGDATSAPLLVDGEAPPAELVDIVVELHESAAVPVR from the coding sequence ATGACCATGACGGAGGTCGCCGCGTCCGAGGCCGGCACGACGTCGACGGGCCCCTGGCTCGCCGTCTGCCGGCTCGACCAGCTGGAGCCGCTCTGGGGCGAGGCCGCGCTCGTCGGCGGCGAGCAGGTCGCGCTCCTCCGCCTGCCGGACGGGAGCGTGCGGGCCGTCGACCACGCGGATCCCGCGACCGGCGCCTTCGTGATGGCCCGCGGCATCGTCGGATCCCGCGGCGGCCGCACCACGATCGCCTCGCCGCTGCACAAGGACGTCTTCGACCTCGACTCGGGGGAGTGCCTGACGACGCCCGCCCTGCGGCTGCCCGTGTGGCGGAGCCGCGTGCGCGACGGCGTCGTGGAGGTGGCCCGCTCGGCGGCGCTCGTCGCGGCGTCGCACGGCACCTCGGATCCGGCCGGCCGCCGCGCGGTGACCGCGCTCGTGCAGGCCGTGCGGGAGGCCCGGCCCGACCTCCGCGTCGTGGACGCGCACGTCGACGTGCAGCAGCCCGACGTGCCCGCCGCCATGGACGCGCTCGACGACCCGTCACGCGCGGTCGTCGTGGTGCCGCTGCTCCTCAGCGCGGGCTACCACGTGCACGTCGACCTCGCCGAGGCCGCCGCCGACGCCGCGCCGCGCGAGGTGCGCGTGACGGGCGCGCTCGGGCCGGATCCGCGCCTCGCGACCGTGCTCGCCCGCCGCCTCCGCGAGGCCGGCCTCCGGGACGGCGACCGCGTCGTGCTGGCGGCCGCCGGATCCAGCGACGCGGGCGCCGTCGCCGACTGCCACGCCGTGGGCGGGATGCTCGCGGCGGAGCTCGGGCGCGAGGTCGTCACGTCGTTCATCTCGGCCGCGCGACCGCGCGTGCCCGCGGCCGTCCGCGCCGAGCGGGAGGCCCACCCGGGATCCCGCGTCGTCGTGGCCACCTACCTCCTCGCCCCCGGGTACTTCGCCACCCTCGCCGAGCGCGCGGGAGGGGATGCCACGAGCGCCCCGCTCCTCGTCGACGGCGAGGCGCCGCCCGCGGAGCTCGTCGACATCGTCGTCGAGCTGCACGAGTCGGCGGCCGTGCCCGTGCGCTGA
- a CDS encoding DEAD/DEAH box helicase, with amino-acid sequence MSTDDTASTPDADAAPRTTFSDLGLSDQVLKALKDVGYETPSAIQAATIPSLLSGRDVLGVAQTGTGKTAAFALPILSNLDVSQKTPQALVLAPTRELALQVCEAFERYASGMRGVHVLPVYGGQGYGVQLSALRRGVHVVVGTPGRIMDHLDKGTLDLSELKYLVLDEADEMLKMGFAEDVETILADTPKSKQIALFSATMPAQIRRISGKYLQDPEEITVKAKTTTSANTTQRYLMVSYPQKVDALTRILEVENFEGMIVFVRTKNETETLAEKLRARGYAAAAISGDVAQAQRERTVDQLKSGKLDILVATDVAARGLDVDRISHVVNYDIPIDTESYVHRIGRTGRAGRSGAAISFVTPRERRLLTAIEKATRQPLTEMRMPSAEDVNVTRLTRFDDAITAALQDRERLDAFRDIVGHYVTHHDVVESDVAAALAIVAQGDTPLLLSADDLRPPRVERERRDDRPSRDGDDRGERRARPARGSGNMSTYRIDVGRRHRVEPRQIVGALANEGGFSREDFGHIDIRPDFSLVELPAGLSQDKLDRLSGTQINGRPIDIRPDRGGPRAAERGAAPERRGRKPRD; translated from the coding sequence ATGAGCACTGACGACACCGCATCCACCCCCGACGCGGACGCCGCCCCCCGCACGACCTTCAGCGACCTGGGTCTCTCCGACCAGGTCCTCAAGGCCCTCAAGGACGTGGGCTACGAGACGCCCTCCGCGATCCAGGCCGCCACCATCCCCTCCCTCCTCTCCGGCCGCGACGTCCTCGGCGTCGCGCAGACCGGCACCGGCAAGACGGCCGCGTTCGCGCTGCCCATCCTCAGCAACCTCGACGTGTCCCAGAAGACGCCGCAGGCCCTCGTGCTCGCGCCCACCCGCGAGCTCGCGCTCCAGGTGTGCGAGGCGTTCGAGCGCTACGCGTCCGGCATGCGCGGCGTGCACGTGCTGCCCGTCTACGGCGGCCAGGGCTACGGCGTGCAGCTGTCGGCCCTCCGCCGCGGCGTGCACGTGGTCGTCGGCACCCCCGGCCGGATCATGGACCACCTCGACAAGGGCACCCTCGACCTCTCGGAGCTCAAGTACCTCGTGCTCGACGAGGCCGACGAGATGCTCAAGATGGGCTTCGCGGAGGACGTGGAGACGATCCTCGCGGACACCCCGAAGTCGAAGCAGATCGCGCTGTTCTCGGCGACGATGCCCGCGCAGATCCGCCGCATCTCGGGCAAGTACCTGCAGGACCCCGAGGAGATCACGGTCAAGGCGAAGACCACGACCTCCGCGAACACCACGCAGCGCTACCTCATGGTGTCGTACCCGCAGAAGGTCGACGCCCTCACGCGGATCCTCGAGGTCGAGAACTTCGAGGGCATGATCGTGTTCGTCCGCACCAAGAACGAGACCGAGACGCTCGCCGAGAAGCTGCGCGCTCGCGGGTACGCGGCGGCGGCCATCTCCGGCGACGTCGCGCAGGCACAGCGCGAGCGCACGGTCGACCAGCTGAAGTCCGGCAAGCTCGACATCCTCGTCGCCACCGACGTCGCCGCCCGCGGGCTCGACGTCGACCGGATCAGCCACGTCGTCAACTACGACATCCCCATCGACACCGAGTCGTACGTCCACCGCATCGGCCGGACGGGTCGCGCGGGACGCAGCGGCGCGGCGATCAGCTTCGTCACGCCGCGCGAGCGCCGCCTCCTCACCGCGATCGAGAAGGCCACGCGCCAGCCGCTCACCGAGATGCGCATGCCGAGCGCGGAGGACGTGAACGTCACGCGCCTCACGCGCTTCGACGACGCCATCACGGCCGCGCTCCAGGACCGCGAGCGCCTCGACGCCTTCCGCGACATCGTGGGCCACTACGTCACCCACCACGACGTCGTCGAGTCCGACGTGGCCGCCGCGCTCGCCATCGTGGCGCAGGGAGACACCCCGCTCCTCCTCTCGGCCGACGACCTCCGCCCGCCGCGCGTCGAGCGCGAGCGCCGGGACGACCGCCCGTCGCGCGACGGCGACGACCGCGGCGAGCGTCGTGCCCGTCCCGCGCGCGGCAGCGGGAACATGTCCACGTACCGCATCGACGTCGGGCGCCGCCACCGCGTCGAGCCCCGCCAGATCGTCGGTGCGCTCGCGAACGAGGGCGGCTTCAGCCGGGAGGACTTCGGCCACATCGACATCCGCCCCGACTTCTCGCTCGTCGAGCTGCCGGCCGGCCTGTCGCAGGACAAGCTCGACCGGCTGTCGGGCACGCAGATCAACGGCCGGCCGATCGACATCCGCCCCGACCGCGGCGGCCCCCGTGCCGCCGAGCGCGGCGCGGCCCCCGAGCGTCGGGGTCGCAAGCCCCGCGACTGA
- a CDS encoding uroporphyrinogen-III synthase, whose amino-acid sequence MTGSDALPAPAAGSAAAAAAAADPGAEPGFRPDQLEGFRIAVTSDRRSEDLIAAFERRGADVMHAPTIRMTGVSDDSALEAETRAIIRARPGILLATTSYGIRRWFEAADAAGIGDELTEVLAEARILVRGPKARGAIRAASLDDHGMSERETTTSLVDLVLRGDVDGATVAVQLHGFTDPVQLARLEAAGARVLTVAPYRWTVHEDSARVLRLVEAVCTGGIDAVTFTSAPAVEALFTTADAAGRLEDLQEALRTMVVAAAVGPVTAAPLVEAGILPITPDRFRMGALIRLVCAHLEESGVARVATQHGTVELRGRLVVIDGERLTLSPVPLALFRALVSAEGATVPRRVLARATPEVLDDHAVDVAISRLRRSLPDGGIIQTVIKRGYRLTVA is encoded by the coding sequence ATGACCGGATCCGACGCCCTGCCCGCTCCTGCCGCCGGATCCGCCGCGGCTGCGGCCGCCGCGGCCGACCCGGGCGCCGAACCGGGCTTCCGCCCCGACCAGCTCGAGGGCTTCCGCATCGCCGTCACCTCCGACCGGCGCTCCGAGGACCTCATCGCCGCGTTCGAGCGCCGCGGCGCCGACGTGATGCACGCCCCCACGATCCGCATGACCGGCGTGAGCGACGACTCCGCGCTCGAGGCCGAGACCCGGGCGATCATCCGGGCCCGTCCCGGGATCCTGCTCGCGACCACCTCCTACGGCATCCGCCGCTGGTTCGAGGCGGCCGATGCCGCCGGCATCGGCGACGAGCTGACCGAGGTCCTCGCCGAGGCGCGGATCCTGGTCCGCGGCCCCAAGGCGCGCGGCGCCATCCGCGCCGCCTCCCTCGACGACCACGGCATGAGCGAGCGCGAGACCACCACGTCGCTCGTCGACCTGGTGCTCCGGGGCGACGTCGACGGGGCGACGGTGGCGGTGCAGCTGCACGGCTTCACGGATCCGGTGCAGCTCGCCCGCCTGGAGGCCGCCGGCGCCCGCGTGCTCACGGTCGCGCCGTACCGCTGGACGGTGCACGAGGACTCGGCGCGGGTGCTGCGACTCGTCGAGGCGGTGTGCACCGGCGGGATCGACGCGGTCACCTTCACGAGCGCGCCCGCCGTCGAGGCCCTGTTCACCACGGCGGACGCGGCCGGCCGGCTCGAGGACCTGCAGGAGGCGCTGCGCACGATGGTGGTCGCGGCGGCCGTCGGCCCGGTGACCGCGGCGCCGCTCGTGGAGGCGGGGATCCTCCCGATCACGCCCGACCGCTTCCGCATGGGCGCTCTGATCCGGCTCGTGTGCGCGCACCTGGAGGAGTCCGGGGTCGCGCGCGTCGCCACGCAGCACGGCACCGTCGAGCTCCGCGGCCGCCTCGTGGTTATCGACGGCGAGCGCCTCACCCTCAGCCCCGTCCCGCTCGCGCTGTTCCGGGCGCTCGTGTCGGCCGAGGGCGCGACCGTGCCCCGCCGGGTCCTCGCCCGCGCCACGCCGGAGGTGCTCGACGACCACGCGGTCGACGTCGCCATCTCGCGGCTGCGGCGGTCGCTGCCCGACGGCGGCATCATCCAGACCGTCATCAAGCGCGGGTACCGGCTCACCGTCGCCTGA
- the nirB gene encoding nitrite reductase large subunit NirB, protein MSAPAATPPDPHAVPTGASASPTTGADGVRRVVVVGGGPAAHRLAESLAARADASSPNLRITVVGDEPHLPYDRVQLSKRLAGEVDLTLGEAAFWDHVALDCRPGRLATRIDPAARTVALDDGSVLPYDELVLATGSSATVPPIEGAAAGCVYRTLADVADLVAEIERLRERNGRPANVVTVGGGLLGLEAAGGVHALGSRSAVVHSGRWLMSSQLDEGAGQALGRIIRGHGIELHLGVRPTRILTTPTGRVTGVELTDGRTISADVVVFSIGITPRDELARDAGLELGPRGGVAIDEACRTSAPHVWAIGEVAAVDGVCVGLVAPANAMAETVADRITGGEAVFPGIDDATKLKLAGVEVASFGDAMGRAEGALEVVYADPARGLYQKIVMSDDARTLLGGVFVGDAAPYSALRPMLGRELGSEPGAYLSAAGAEPPAATDLPDDVQVCSCNDVSAGDVRHAIRGSDGAPGCTDLGELKACSRAGTQCGSCVPLVKKILDTELEAAGVEVSRALCEHFGMSRSELFETVRILGLTSAAQVLERLGSGLGCDVCKPVVASVLATQTKGYILDAGQGPLQDTNDRALANMQKDGTYSVVPRIPGGEITPAKLKVIAEVAERYDLYTKITGGQRIDMFGARLEQLPEIWRILVDAGFESGQAYGKALRNVKSCVGSTWCRYGVQDAVAMAVHLELRYRGVRSPHKFKMGVSGCARECAEARAKDIGVIATETGWNLYVGGNGGFTPAHGQLLAKDLDDETLIRYIDRYLMYYVRTAERLQRTARWQEELEGGLEHVHRVVVEDALGIAAELEQAMALQVDGYEDEWAATLADPDRLRRFRSFVNAPTTPDPSLARVEERGQRRPAFPEERDGSVMLSGPSIPVRKV, encoded by the coding sequence ATGAGCGCACCAGCTGCCACGCCGCCCGACCCGCACGCCGTCCCGACGGGCGCGTCCGCGTCCCCGACCACGGGCGCCGACGGGGTCCGCCGCGTCGTCGTCGTGGGCGGCGGCCCCGCGGCCCACCGGCTCGCCGAGTCGCTCGCGGCCCGCGCGGACGCGTCGTCGCCCAACCTCCGGATCACCGTGGTCGGCGACGAGCCGCACCTCCCGTACGACCGCGTGCAGCTCTCGAAGCGCCTCGCCGGCGAGGTCGACCTGACGCTCGGCGAGGCCGCGTTCTGGGACCACGTCGCGCTCGACTGCCGGCCCGGCCGTCTCGCGACCCGCATCGACCCGGCGGCGCGCACGGTGGCGCTCGACGACGGTTCGGTTCTCCCCTACGACGAGCTCGTGCTCGCGACGGGGTCCTCCGCGACCGTGCCGCCCATCGAGGGCGCCGCGGCGGGGTGCGTGTACCGGACGCTCGCCGACGTCGCCGACCTCGTGGCCGAGATCGAGCGCCTCCGCGAGCGGAACGGGCGGCCCGCGAACGTGGTCACGGTCGGCGGCGGGCTCCTCGGGCTCGAGGCCGCGGGCGGCGTGCACGCGCTGGGCTCGCGCTCGGCGGTCGTGCACTCGGGGCGCTGGCTCATGTCGTCCCAGCTCGACGAGGGCGCCGGGCAGGCGCTCGGCCGGATCATCCGCGGGCACGGCATCGAGCTGCACCTGGGGGTCCGGCCCACCCGGATCCTCACGACGCCGACCGGCCGCGTCACCGGCGTGGAGCTCACCGACGGCCGCACGATCTCCGCCGACGTCGTCGTGTTCTCCATCGGGATCACGCCGCGCGACGAGCTGGCGCGCGACGCCGGGCTCGAGCTCGGCCCGCGCGGCGGCGTCGCGATCGACGAGGCGTGCCGCACCTCGGCCCCGCACGTCTGGGCGATCGGCGAGGTCGCGGCGGTCGACGGCGTGTGCGTGGGCCTCGTCGCTCCCGCGAACGCCATGGCGGAGACCGTGGCCGACCGGATCACGGGCGGCGAGGCCGTCTTCCCCGGGATCGACGACGCCACGAAGCTCAAGCTCGCGGGCGTCGAGGTGGCGTCCTTCGGCGACGCGATGGGCCGCGCGGAGGGCGCGCTCGAGGTCGTCTACGCGGATCCGGCCCGCGGGCTGTACCAGAAGATCGTGATGAGCGACGACGCCAGGACCCTCCTCGGCGGCGTCTTCGTCGGCGACGCGGCCCCGTACAGCGCGCTCCGTCCGATGCTCGGCCGCGAGCTGGGATCCGAGCCCGGCGCCTACCTCTCGGCCGCCGGCGCCGAGCCGCCCGCCGCGACCGACCTCCCCGACGACGTGCAGGTCTGCTCCTGCAACGACGTGAGCGCGGGCGACGTCCGCCACGCGATCCGCGGATCCGACGGCGCCCCCGGCTGCACCGACCTCGGCGAGCTCAAGGCGTGCAGCCGCGCCGGTACCCAGTGCGGGTCGTGCGTGCCGCTCGTGAAGAAGATCCTCGACACCGAGCTCGAGGCCGCCGGCGTCGAGGTGTCGCGCGCCCTCTGCGAGCACTTCGGCATGAGCCGCAGCGAGCTGTTCGAGACCGTGCGTATCCTCGGGCTCACCTCCGCCGCGCAGGTCCTCGAGCGCCTGGGCTCCGGCCTCGGCTGCGACGTCTGCAAGCCCGTGGTGGCGTCCGTGCTCGCCACCCAGACGAAGGGCTACATCCTCGACGCCGGCCAGGGACCGCTGCAGGACACCAACGACCGCGCGCTCGCCAACATGCAGAAGGACGGCACCTACTCGGTCGTCCCGCGCATCCCCGGCGGCGAGATCACGCCCGCGAAGCTCAAGGTCATCGCGGAGGTGGCGGAGCGGTACGACCTCTACACGAAGATCACCGGCGGGCAGCGCATCGACATGTTCGGCGCCCGGCTGGAGCAGCTGCCCGAGATCTGGCGGATCCTCGTCGACGCCGGCTTCGAGTCCGGCCAGGCGTACGGCAAGGCGCTCCGCAACGTGAAGTCGTGCGTCGGATCCACGTGGTGCCGCTACGGCGTGCAGGACGCCGTCGCCATGGCCGTCCACCTGGAGCTGCGCTACCGCGGGGTGCGATCGCCGCACAAGTTCAAGATGGGCGTCTCCGGCTGCGCGCGCGAGTGCGCGGAGGCGCGCGCCAAGGACATCGGCGTGATAGCGACCGAGACCGGCTGGAACCTCTACGTCGGCGGCAACGGCGGCTTCACGCCCGCCCACGGGCAGCTGCTCGCCAAGGACCTCGACGACGAGACCCTCATCCGCTACATCGACCGGTACCTCATGTACTACGTGCGCACGGCCGAGCGGCTGCAGCGCACGGCCCGCTGGCAGGAGGAGCTCGAGGGCGGCCTGGAGCACGTGCACCGGGTGGTCGTGGAGGACGCGCTCGGCATCGCCGCGGAGCTCGAGCAGGCGATGGCGCTGCAGGTCGACGGCTACGAGGACGAGTGGGCGGCGACGCTCGCGGACCCCGACCGGCTGCGCCGCTTCCGCTCGTTCGTCAACGCGCCGACCACCCCCGACCCGTCGCTCGCCCGCGTCGAGGAGCGCGGCCAGCGGCGGCCCGCCTTCCCGGAGGAGCGCGACGGATCCGTCATGCTGTCGGGACCGTCCATCCCCGTCCGGAAGGTGTGA
- a CDS encoding class I SAM-dependent methyltransferase has product MPHPHAHAAPGPADPSLAMMLDLDARILHRHLLEVTTWIRRLARDTAGRVVVDLGAGTGTGTVALARRFGRADVHAVDASDAMLARVAERAVVDGLADRIHPVRADLDDRWPALPPADVVWASLVLHEVADPARLLARVRDGLAPGGILAVVEMDGPPRFLPDDLDPALARPGLADRLDDAVTHGGTGGPSHPDWAPWLEDAGLVDVATRAFPIDPDPADPIAGSATLPYARAWLARVRDRSADRLDAADRAALDALLDADGPHALARIPDLRLRGTRTAYVGRRPR; this is encoded by the coding sequence ATGCCCCACCCTCACGCCCACGCCGCCCCCGGCCCCGCCGACCCGTCCCTCGCCATGATGCTCGACCTCGACGCCCGGATCCTGCACCGGCACCTGCTGGAGGTGACCACGTGGATCCGCCGCCTCGCCCGCGACACCGCCGGCCGCGTCGTCGTCGACCTGGGCGCGGGGACCGGCACCGGCACCGTCGCGCTGGCGCGGCGCTTCGGCCGGGCCGACGTGCACGCGGTCGACGCGAGCGACGCGATGCTGGCCCGCGTCGCCGAGCGCGCCGTCGTCGACGGCCTCGCCGACCGGATCCATCCCGTGCGCGCCGACCTCGACGACCGCTGGCCCGCCCTGCCGCCCGCCGACGTCGTCTGGGCGTCGCTCGTGCTGCACGAGGTCGCCGATCCCGCGCGGCTCCTCGCCCGGGTCCGCGACGGCCTCGCGCCCGGCGGGATCCTCGCGGTCGTCGAGATGGACGGCCCGCCGCGCTTCCTGCCCGACGACCTCGACCCCGCGCTCGCCCGCCCGGGCCTCGCCGACCGCCTCGACGACGCCGTCACGCACGGCGGCACCGGGGGCCCCTCGCATCCCGACTGGGCGCCGTGGCTCGAGGACGCGGGCCTCGTCGACGTCGCGACGCGCGCGTTCCCCATCGACCCCGACCCGGCGGATCCGATCGCCGGGTCCGCGACGCTCCCCTACGCCCGGGCCTGGCTGGCCCGCGTGCGGGATCGCTCAGCCGACCGCCTGGACGCCGCCGACCGCGCGGCCCTCGATGCGCTCCTCGACGCCGACGGCCCGCACGCCCTCGCGCGGATCCCCGACCTCCGCCTCCGCGGCACCCGCACGGCCTACGTCGGCCGCCGCCCGCGCTGA
- the cobA gene encoding uroporphyrinogen-III C-methyltransferase, whose amino-acid sequence MSIPLDVQGRRVVVVGGPAATRRITAALAADGADVELVPDHAAGAALDAAALDGRPLPDLVLWVEGDPVRRAAVAEACRAERVWFQVREGTAPTPLGHVTLVGGGPGDPGLMTVAARAALAEADVVLHDRLGPTDDVAAFAPGAELVDVGKTPGHHAVPQRRIEELLVEHASRGLRVVRLKGGDPFVFGRGGEEVIACRAAGVPVTVVPGVTSAVAVPAAAGIPVTHREVSRAFTVVSGHVPFSEEELGHLVGLGGTLVVLMGVNTLPHLAAGLQRHGMRVDMPLAIVERGYAIDQRTTITTVGGVAGILGTVAPRSPAVIVVGEVVRVPGWAEEAAAAGHAPWEDERRARATP is encoded by the coding sequence GTGTCGATCCCCCTCGATGTCCAGGGCCGCCGCGTCGTCGTGGTGGGTGGTCCGGCCGCCACCCGCCGGATCACCGCGGCCCTCGCCGCGGACGGCGCCGACGTGGAGCTCGTGCCCGACCACGCCGCGGGCGCCGCGCTCGACGCCGCGGCCCTCGACGGCCGGCCGCTGCCCGACCTCGTGCTCTGGGTGGAGGGCGATCCGGTCCGCCGCGCCGCCGTCGCCGAGGCCTGCCGGGCCGAGCGCGTCTGGTTCCAGGTGCGGGAGGGCACCGCGCCGACGCCGCTCGGGCACGTGACCCTCGTGGGCGGCGGCCCGGGGGATCCGGGCCTCATGACCGTCGCCGCGCGCGCCGCCCTCGCCGAGGCCGACGTCGTGCTGCACGACCGCCTCGGCCCCACCGACGACGTGGCCGCCTTCGCCCCCGGCGCGGAGCTCGTCGACGTCGGCAAGACCCCCGGCCACCACGCGGTGCCGCAGCGCCGGATCGAGGAGCTGCTCGTGGAGCACGCGTCCCGCGGCCTCCGGGTCGTCCGCCTCAAGGGCGGCGACCCGTTCGTCTTCGGGCGCGGCGGCGAGGAGGTCATCGCGTGCCGCGCCGCGGGCGTGCCCGTGACCGTCGTGCCGGGCGTCACGAGCGCGGTCGCGGTGCCCGCCGCCGCCGGGATCCCCGTCACCCACCGGGAGGTGAGCCGCGCGTTCACGGTCGTCTCCGGCCACGTGCCCTTCTCCGAGGAGGAGCTCGGGCACCTCGTGGGGCTCGGCGGCACGCTCGTCGTGCTCATGGGCGTCAACACGCTCCCCCACCTCGCGGCGGGCCTCCAGCGCCACGGCATGCGCGTCGACATGCCGCTCGCGATCGTCGAGCGCGGCTACGCCATCGACCAGCGCACCACGATCACCACCGTCGGGGGCGTCGCCGGGATCCTCGGCACGGTCGCCCCGCGCTCGCCCGCGGTGATCGTCGTGGGCGAGGTGGTGCGGGTCCCCGGCTGGGCCGAGGAGGCCGCGGCCGCGGGACACGCGCCATGGGAGGATGAGCGCCGGGCACGGGCGACGCCGTGA
- a CDS encoding PASTA domain-containing protein, translating to MAGALAPRDAVPAPPRAASTAASAPTPRTTTTAPALRGRSTWPWAALAVAAVLVVAAAVIAGIPGLLIALGAVALIAGLVPLVRNGAAWIPGIRTRATGGVAAGLALALIATGAVAAALPDTARDTVADPDAIEISDARPVPVSTDPANPLPVSADGLVEMVDVVRMRAVDAGDTLAAAGFGIAFAGTGGGALVRQDVGIVASQDPAAGTRVAPGTTVTLTLATPAPDRIALPVVPKAPGVPARPGTRPGTGPYTPGPGTGGGSGSSGGGSTDPGTPPGTGNGGSGDDGGDDGSPSSPAPTTPTDPTTPPTVPAPDPTTPTPVDPPVDPPVDPPVEPTTPPVEPPQPTVPPEVPPTVDPGAEPAPETPPAAG from the coding sequence GTGGCCGGCGCCCTCGCGCCCCGCGACGCCGTCCCCGCGCCGCCCCGCGCCGCGTCCACCGCGGCGTCCGCCCCGACCCCGCGCACCACGACCACCGCGCCCGCCCTCCGCGGTCGCAGCACGTGGCCGTGGGCGGCCCTCGCGGTCGCCGCGGTGCTCGTCGTCGCCGCCGCCGTCATCGCCGGGATCCCCGGCCTCCTCATCGCGCTCGGCGCGGTCGCGCTCATCGCCGGCCTCGTCCCGCTGGTCCGCAACGGCGCCGCGTGGATCCCCGGCATCCGCACGCGCGCGACCGGCGGCGTCGCGGCCGGCCTCGCGCTCGCGCTCATCGCGACCGGCGCCGTGGCCGCGGCCCTCCCCGACACCGCACGCGACACGGTCGCCGACCCCGACGCCATCGAGATCTCCGACGCCCGGCCCGTGCCCGTCTCCACCGATCCCGCGAACCCGCTCCCCGTCTCCGCCGACGGCCTGGTGGAGATGGTCGACGTCGTCCGCATGCGTGCCGTCGACGCGGGCGACACGCTCGCGGCCGCCGGCTTCGGCATCGCGTTCGCCGGCACCGGGGGCGGCGCGCTCGTGCGCCAGGACGTCGGCATCGTCGCGAGCCAGGATCCGGCCGCCGGCACGCGCGTCGCCCCCGGCACGACGGTGACCCTCACGCTCGCCACCCCCGCTCCCGACCGCATCGCCCTGCCGGTCGTCCCGAAGGCCCCCGGCGTCCCGGCACGGCCCGGCACGCGGCCGGGCACCGGGCCGTACACCCCGGGCCCCGGCACGGGCGGCGGCAGCGGCAGCAGCGGCGGCGGATCCACGGACCCGGGCACGCCGCCGGGAACCGGGAACGGCGGATCCGGCGACGACGGCGGCGACGACGGCTCCCCCAGCTCGCCCGCTCCCACGACGCCGACCGACCCCACCACCCCGCCGACGGTCCCCGCGCCCGACCCGACGACGCCCACCCCGGTGGATCCGCCCGTCGACCCGCCCGTGGACCCGCCGGTCGAGCCCACGACGCCCCCGGTCGAGCCGCCCCAGCCCACGGTCCCGCCCGAGGTCCCCCCGACGGTCGACCCGGGCGCGGAGCCCGCCCCCGAGACGCCTCCCGCAGCGGGCTAG